In one Ochotona princeps isolate mOchPri1 chromosome 16, mOchPri1.hap1, whole genome shotgun sequence genomic region, the following are encoded:
- the LOC101531176 gene encoding cocaine esterase-like — protein sequence MVCSLLLLLVPSQGQDATSPIRTTHSGQVRGSLVHVKGTDVGVHTFLGIPFAKPPLGPLRFAPPEPAEAWSGVRDGTSYPAMCPQNLAIMDYDALNVTLTLLSIPMSEDCLYLNIYAPAHAREGSKLPVMVWIHGGALTVGMASVFDGSILAAFEDVVVVTIQYRLGILGFFSTGDQHASGNWGYLDQVAALRWVQQNIAHFGGNPDQVTIFGESAGGTSVSSHVLSPMSQGLFHGAIMQSGVAMMPGLITNSSEPVSMVVANLSGCGQVDSETLVDCLRAKSEEEMLAMTKAFIIISAVVDGIFLPRHPYELLASADFHPVPSIIGVNNDEYGWIPKITALGHYQKEIDRAAMETLIHQTSKLWMLPVDIVEPMVDEYLGDNKDPKTLMTQFQEMMADVLFVMPALHVAHFQRSQAPVYFYEFQHSPNFMKDFRPSHVKANHGDEIAFLFRSFFFGGNVTLTEEEELLSKRMMKYWANFAHTGNPNGEGLPHWPIMDQEEKYLQLSTQPTVGRALKAHRRRFWAQTLPKKMQELMGAEQNRTEL from the exons GCCAGGACGCCACCAGCCCCATCAGGACCACGCACTCTGGGCAGGTGCGGGGAAGCCTGGTCCACGTGAAAGGCACCGACGTGGGCGTCCACACATTCCTGGGCATTCCCTTTGCCAAGCCACCTCTGGGACCACTGCGCTTTGCACCTCCTGAACCTGCCGAAGCTTGGAGTGGAGTGAGGGATGGCACCTCCTACCCAGCCAT GTGTCCACAGAACCTCGCAATAATGGATTATGATGCTCTGAATGTGACATTGACCCTGCTGTCCATCCCCATGTCCGAGGACTGCCTGTACCTCAACATCTATGCGCCTGCCCATGCCCGTGAGGGCTCCAAGCTGCCT GTGATGGTGTGGATTCACGGGGGTGCACTGACTGTAGGCATGGCTTCTGTGTTCGATGGCTCCATCCTGGCAGCCTTTGAGGATGTGGTGGTGGTTACCATCCAGTACCGCCTTGGCATCCTGGGATTCTTCAG CACTGGAGACCAGCATGCCAGTGGCAACTGGGGCTACCTggaccaagtggctgcactgcGCTGGGTGCAGCAGAACATCGCCCATTTTGGAGGCAACCCTGACCAGGTCACCATATTTGGTGAGTCCGCAGGGGGCACAAGTGTGTCTTCACATGTGCTGTCACCCATGTCGCAAGGACTCTTCCATGGAGCCATTATGCAGAGTGGGGTGGCCATGATGCCTGGCCTCATCACCAACTCATCTGAGCCAGTCTCCATG GTGGTGGCCAACTTGTCTGGCTGTGGCCAGGTGGACTCTGAGACCCTGGTGGACTGCTTGCGGGCCAAGAGTGAAGAGGAGATGCTGGCAATGACCAAG GCCTTCATAATTATCTCTGCGGTGGTGGATGGCATCTTCCTGCCCAGGCATCCCTATGAGCTACTGGCCTCTGCTGACTTCCACCCTGTTCCCAGCATCATTGGTGTCAACAATGATGAGTATGGCTGGATCCCCAAG ATCACTGCTTTGGGACACTACCAGAAGGAAATTGACAGAGCGGCCATGGAGACATTAATACATCAGACTTCTAAGCTGTGG ATGCTGCCTGTTGACATAGTGGAGCCAATGGTGGATGAGTACCTGGGGGACAACAAAGACCCCAAGACCCTCATGACTCAATTCCAGGAGATGATGGCTGATGTCCTCTTCGTGATGCCAGCACTCCATGTGGCACATTTTCAGC GTTCCCAAGCCCCTGTCTACTTCTACGAGTTCCAGCATTCACCGAACTTCATGAAGGACTTCCGGCCGTCCCACGTGAAAGCCAACCACGGCGATGAAATCGCCTTTCTCTTCAGATCCTTTTTCTTTGGGGGAAATG TGACTCTcactgaggaggaggagctgctgagcAAGAGGATGATGAAGTACTGGGCCAACTTTGCTCACACTGG GAACCCCAATGGTGAGGGCCTGCCACACTGGCCCATCATGGACCAGGAGGAGAAGTATCTGCAGCTGAGCACGCAGCCCACAGTGGGCCGGGCCCTGAAGGCTCACAGGCGCCGGTTCTGGGCACAGACTCTGCCCAAGAAGATGCAGGAACTGATGGGGGCTGAGCAGAATCGCACAGAGTTGTAG